The following coding sequences lie in one Mucilaginibacter sp. KACC 22773 genomic window:
- a CDS encoding ligand-binding sensor domain-containing protein, whose amino-acid sequence MTGNQFLLRTLMFVVLLIFCKFSASGQSYHFKKYQVEQGLSNNAVVSILQDKRGFMWFATKDGLNRFDGYNFKVFRKKDGAEETFGNNSIYSLKEDQKGRLWVGTQDGLYKYDDKYEVFTLISLTKGLAVYDINDDRAGHIWFLTDSSVAQYVIAEDKFKQFKQRDYFKANGICTTPDGNTWFSTEGGLIKKYIPSYNSFATYNIFGAGYPGDRRLGNMALVDGRYLFVCRSAPEIIIFDTKSLTHTTVKIPVNYEQNLFVRSILQTAKDEFWIATEFGIFIYNRKCGNFQHLKKRYDDASSLSDNAVHSLYKDKEGGIWVGTYFGGLNYYPMQFTPFRRFSPRIGDNSIGGNIVRDLEQDHNGDIWIGTEDAGLNKMDIKTGRFTNFLSGKSKYAISYNNVQGLLASGNELWIGTFENGLDVMNIRSGKVIKKYKSGNASGLSSNFIYCLYQTRDGNKIVGTANGLYRYEPKTDRFLPLTGFPGRTWYSSITESSDGIIYAGTFASGLFYYDPKTKIAGSFKNVPKDSTSLSNNWVNVCFEDSKKNRWFGTNEGLCKLKVPTGQMIRYGVKNGFPSDYILSILEDDKHFLWIGTTKGLVRFSPKTLKSEVLTKANGLLSDQFNHNSSLKTTDGNLYFGSMNGLVSFNPGNFTKNTYIPPVYITSLEINNKEVPIEKNSRLLTKSITFEDHITLRHDESSFNIEFSSPGFSIPNGQRYAFKLDGLTDKWTYLDKNRKVFFTRIPAGNYTFKIKTCNSGGYWGPEENKLHIQILSPWWLSKSAYGSYAVLLLVIILIIANVYHTQMELKNQRKVALIQLKNEKETIDAKIEFFTNIAHEIKTPLTLIKIPLRKVIRESGNNPEIAGSLKMISNNTERLIELTSQFLDFRQTEISNYRLDFKRSNISELLTSTFDSFSALADQNNRRFKLKIPASPVYALVDMDALQKILFNLFSNAIKYSDTFVEVTLQKTVKPKALFAVKIKNDGEIIPENLKDKIFEPFFRVMHHQTVSGTGIGLPLARSLAQLSGGELSYSNEQNTINLFTLNLPVNYDPKDLDLKTNP is encoded by the coding sequence ATGACCGGTAACCAATTTCTGCTACGAACGCTGATGTTTGTTGTACTCCTGATTTTTTGTAAATTCAGTGCGAGCGGGCAATCCTATCACTTTAAGAAATATCAGGTTGAACAGGGGCTGTCAAATAACGCGGTTGTCTCTATCCTTCAGGACAAGCGGGGTTTTATGTGGTTTGCTACGAAAGATGGGTTGAATCGTTTTGACGGGTACAATTTTAAAGTTTTTCGAAAAAAAGATGGTGCGGAAGAAACCTTCGGCAATAACTCGATCTATAGCCTGAAGGAGGACCAAAAAGGGAGGCTTTGGGTTGGAACCCAGGACGGACTATACAAGTATGACGACAAATATGAAGTGTTTACCTTAATTTCGTTGACGAAGGGACTAGCTGTATATGATATTAATGATGACCGGGCTGGGCACATATGGTTTTTAACAGATTCATCAGTTGCACAATATGTTATTGCAGAAGATAAATTTAAACAGTTTAAGCAGCGCGATTATTTTAAAGCTAATGGAATTTGTACCACACCCGATGGCAACACTTGGTTTTCGACAGAGGGAGGCCTGATAAAAAAGTATATTCCTAGCTATAATTCGTTTGCTACGTACAACATTTTCGGTGCCGGATATCCAGGCGATAGAAGGCTGGGTAATATGGCCCTGGTTGACGGCAGATATCTTTTTGTTTGCAGATCGGCCCCCGAAATAATCATATTTGATACTAAATCATTGACCCACACAACCGTAAAAATCCCGGTTAATTATGAACAAAATCTCTTTGTCCGATCAATTCTCCAAACGGCTAAAGATGAATTCTGGATTGCAACCGAGTTCGGAATATTCATTTACAACAGGAAATGCGGCAATTTTCAGCATTTAAAAAAGCGCTATGATGACGCCTCTTCTCTAAGTGACAACGCCGTCCATAGTTTATACAAGGATAAGGAGGGGGGGATTTGGGTTGGAACCTACTTTGGCGGCCTGAATTATTATCCAATGCAGTTTACCCCCTTTCGCCGTTTCAGCCCCAGGATCGGCGATAATTCCATAGGCGGAAACATTGTAAGGGATCTCGAACAAGACCATAATGGAGACATCTGGATAGGCACAGAAGATGCGGGCCTCAATAAAATGGACATAAAAACCGGGAGATTTACCAACTTTCTTTCCGGTAAATCAAAGTATGCTATATCCTATAATAACGTCCAGGGCCTTCTGGCCTCGGGAAATGAATTATGGATTGGCACTTTTGAAAACGGCTTGGACGTGATGAATATCAGGTCGGGCAAAGTCATTAAAAAATACAAATCAGGTAACGCAAGCGGCTTGTCGTCAAATTTCATTTATTGCTTATATCAGACACGTGATGGCAACAAAATCGTAGGGACCGCAAATGGCCTATATAGATACGAGCCAAAAACAGACAGATTCCTGCCGCTTACCGGGTTTCCAGGCAGAACATGGTATTCCTCCATTACAGAGAGCTCTGATGGAATAATCTATGCAGGCACATTTGCAAGTGGCCTTTTTTATTATGATCCTAAAACAAAAATTGCAGGGAGTTTTAAAAACGTGCCTAAAGATAGTACATCGCTCAGCAACAACTGGGTCAACGTTTGCTTTGAAGATAGTAAAAAAAACAGGTGGTTCGGTACAAATGAAGGACTATGTAAATTGAAGGTGCCGACCGGGCAGATGATCAGATACGGAGTAAAGAACGGATTTCCAAGCGACTACATATTAAGCATTTTAGAAGATGATAAACACTTTTTATGGATAGGAACTACTAAAGGTTTGGTCCGTTTTAGCCCCAAAACGTTAAAGTCGGAAGTGCTTACCAAGGCTAACGGCCTGCTATCGGACCAGTTCAATCACAATTCATCCTTAAAGACTACCGACGGAAACCTTTATTTCGGAAGCATGAACGGACTGGTTAGCTTCAATCCCGGCAATTTCACAAAAAACACCTACATCCCACCGGTTTATATTACCAGCCTGGAAATAAACAACAAAGAAGTCCCGATTGAAAAAAACTCACGACTTTTGACGAAATCTATCACCTTTGAAGACCACATTACGCTGCGACATGATGAGTCAAGCTTCAATATCGAGTTTTCATCACCGGGGTTCTCGATTCCCAACGGACAGCGTTACGCCTTTAAACTGGATGGATTAACAGATAAATGGACCTACCTGGACAAAAACCGGAAAGTGTTCTTTACAAGGATCCCCGCAGGTAACTATACTTTTAAAATCAAGACATGTAACAGCGGGGGATATTGGGGACCCGAGGAGAATAAGCTTCACATACAAATTCTTTCACCATGGTGGCTAAGCAAATCAGCCTATGGTAGTTATGCCGTGTTACTTTTGGTCATCATCCTGATCATTGCCAACGTTTATCACACCCAAATGGAACTAAAAAATCAACGAAAAGTTGCATTGATCCAACTGAAGAATGAGAAAGAAACCATTGATGCTAAAATTGAATTCTTTACCAATATTGCACACGAAATAAAAACGCCGCTTACCCTCATCAAAATCCCGCTCCGCAAAGTGATCCGGGAGTCCGGTAACAATCCCGAAATTGCCGGCAGCCTTAAAATGATCAGTAACAACACTGAACGGTTGATAGAACTGACAAGTCAATTCCTTGATTTCAGACAAACTGAGATCTCTAACTATAGATTGGATTTTAAAAGGAGTAATATTTCGGAGTTGCTAACGTCAACTTTCGATAGCTTTTCTGCGCTTGCGGATCAAAACAATCGCCGGTTTAAGCTTAAAATACCTGCATCTCCTGTTTATGCGCTCGTCGACATGGATGCATTACAAAAAATTTTATTTAACCTGTTTAGTAATGCGATAAAATACAGCGATACCTTCGTAGAAGTAACCCTACAAAAGACTGTAAAACCCAAGGCGCTTTTTGCAGTGAAAATCAAAAACGATGGGGAAATAATCCCGGAAAATCTAAAAGATAAAATATTCGAACCTTTTTTCAGGGTAATGCATCACCAGACCGTCTCAGGAACAGGTATAGGCCTCCCACTGGCACGCTCCCTGGCACAGTTGTCAGGAGGTGAACTAAGCTACAGTAATGAACAAAACACTATAAACTTATTTACCCTTAACCTGCCAGTTAACTATGACCCAAAAGACCTTGATTTAAAAACAAACCCCTAA
- a CDS encoding beta-galactosidase, with product MRKLLLFFFFTTLVQVTAAQQSVIDQLLYGVAYYDEYMPYDRLDKDVQMMKEAGINVVRIAESTWSTLEPQEGVFDFKHIDRVLDAMHKAGIKVIIGTPTYAVPTWLVRKYPDVLAITSRGPNQYGPRQNMDISNKDFLDHAERVIRKLLEHVKDQPAIIGYQIDNETKAYNTAGPQVQKKFVSYMHNKFGTLDSINRAFGLDYWSNRINSWEDFPSMVNSINASQNAEFAKFQRKLVTEYLSWQARIVNEYKKPGQFVTQNFDFDWAGYSYGIQSEVDHFAAAKSLDIAGVDIYHPSQDALTGTEISFGGDVARSMKGGKNYLLLETEAQGFAQWVPYPGQLRLQAFSHLASGANMVEYWHWHSIHNSAETYWKGLLSHDFQPNPTYNEAKTIGKDFQRLSSHLLNLKKTNKVAILFSNEALTGFNSFRFESGTKRSYNDMVRLVYDALFRMNVGVDFVDPTSTNIENYKLLVVPALYAAPDSLLQRLNRFVKNGGHIVYTLRSGFSDQNIKVRSVLQPGIVSEACGISYSQFVVPKNVALKDNPFRVNPEDNQVSSWMELITPATAKVLAYYDHPVWGKYAAVTQNNFGKGMATYVGCVTSASVMEKILADAVKKAGLWGEDQNLYFPVITKYGTNQSGRTIRYLLNYSAQPAVVKYTFGSGYELFSGKKVNTNSEIKLEPWDVKIVEQQ from the coding sequence ATGAGGAAACTTCTACTTTTTTTCTTTTTTACCACCCTTGTGCAGGTTACTGCCGCACAGCAATCTGTCATAGATCAATTGTTATACGGTGTCGCTTACTATGATGAATACATGCCCTACGATCGCCTGGACAAAGATGTTCAAATGATGAAAGAGGCGGGTATCAATGTCGTACGTATCGCGGAATCGACCTGGAGCACTTTAGAACCCCAGGAGGGCGTATTTGACTTTAAGCACATCGACCGTGTTTTAGATGCCATGCATAAAGCCGGGATCAAGGTCATTATCGGTACACCAACCTATGCTGTACCAACCTGGCTTGTTCGCAAATACCCGGATGTCCTGGCAATTACATCCCGTGGTCCCAATCAATATGGCCCCCGTCAGAACATGGACATCTCTAATAAGGATTTCCTTGACCATGCAGAACGGGTTATCCGTAAATTACTTGAACATGTTAAAGATCAGCCGGCTATTATCGGCTACCAGATAGACAATGAAACCAAGGCTTACAACACTGCCGGGCCGCAGGTTCAAAAGAAGTTTGTTAGCTATATGCATAACAAGTTTGGCACGCTTGACAGCATCAACAGAGCGTTCGGGCTGGATTACTGGAGTAACCGCATCAATAGCTGGGAGGATTTTCCATCCATGGTTAATTCTATCAATGCGAGCCAAAATGCCGAGTTTGCAAAGTTTCAGCGCAAGTTGGTGACGGAGTATCTGTCCTGGCAGGCAAGGATCGTAAATGAATATAAAAAACCGGGGCAATTTGTAACACAGAATTTCGACTTTGACTGGGCAGGATACTCCTATGGGATCCAGTCTGAGGTCGACCATTTCGCCGCTGCGAAATCCTTGGATATAGCGGGTGTTGATATCTATCATCCATCACAGGACGCACTTACCGGGACAGAAATTTCTTTTGGTGGTGATGTTGCCCGTTCCATGAAAGGCGGAAAGAATTACCTTTTACTTGAAACGGAGGCCCAGGGTTTTGCGCAATGGGTCCCGTACCCGGGACAGTTACGCCTTCAGGCTTTTAGTCATCTTGCCTCGGGAGCAAATATGGTCGAATACTGGCATTGGCACTCCATCCATAATTCCGCGGAGACCTATTGGAAGGGGCTGTTAAGCCATGATTTTCAGCCGAACCCCACTTATAATGAAGCGAAAACTATCGGCAAGGATTTTCAACGTTTAAGTTCGCATTTGTTAAACCTGAAAAAGACGAATAAGGTAGCCATATTATTCAGCAACGAAGCGCTGACCGGTTTCAATTCGTTTCGGTTCGAATCGGGGACGAAAAGAAGCTACAATGACATGGTTCGGTTAGTTTATGACGCCCTGTTCCGGATGAATGTCGGGGTAGATTTCGTTGATCCGACAAGCACCAATATTGAAAATTATAAGCTGCTTGTTGTGCCGGCTTTATACGCCGCCCCTGATAGCCTGCTTCAGCGACTAAACCGTTTTGTAAAAAATGGCGGACACATTGTGTACACGCTTAGAAGCGGTTTCTCCGACCAAAATATTAAGGTAAGAAGTGTTTTACAACCGGGAATTGTCAGTGAGGCTTGTGGCATTTCCTATAGCCAGTTCGTGGTACCTAAAAACGTCGCCTTAAAAGACAATCCCTTTCGGGTTAACCCCGAAGATAATCAGGTTAGTTCCTGGATGGAACTGATCACCCCGGCCACCGCTAAAGTACTCGCTTACTATGATCATCCGGTTTGGGGGAAATACGCAGCGGTTACGCAGAATAACTTTGGAAAGGGCATGGCGACCTATGTAGGGTGCGTTACCAGCGCCAGTGTCATGGAGAAAATCCTCGCGGATGCCGTAAAGAAAGCAGGACTTTGGGGAGAGGACCAGAATTTATATTTTCCTGTTATTACCAAATACGGTACCAACCAGAGCGGCAGAACTATTCGTTATTTACTGAATTACTCGGCACAGCCGGCGGTTGTCAAATATACGTTCGGATCAGGGTACGAACTGTTTTCGGGTAAAAAAGTAAATACAAACAGCGAAATCAAGCTGGAACCATGGGACGTGAAAATTGTCGAGCAGCAATAG
- a CDS encoding SusC/RagA family TonB-linked outer membrane protein — translation MNNHRLKLHHFSRRRFRYPSGLLIMLCVFFTSIVSAYAQQTVRGKVTTDAGAAVPGASVQVKGTKVATSTNTTGDFIISAPGNATLVITNIGFETQEIKVDNQSNIKVQLKSSSTEMQQVVIVGYGTQRKATLSGSVATVKGSELTKSPNVNVSNSLVGRLPGLTAVNSGGEPGYDGSTLRIRGVNTFGNANPLIVVDGVPGRSLERIDPATIESVTVLKDASAAIYGAQAANGVILVTTKRGKTGSPSITVSLNQGYGRPTRLPKMADAAEYATALNEIAAYRNAPAKYTQEDLELYRSGADPWGHPNTDWFKEVLKPWSGQKSGNATVSGGNEGFKYFVSMSGRSQDGFYRNSATKYNQYDLRSNFDAKLNKYLSLTVDLSGRMEDRNFPTRSSGDIFAMTMRGKPNLPAYWPNGLPGPDIEFGNNPAVISTSATGYDRDKRYVTNTNFSLNFKVPGVEGLSITGNAALDKNIRFNKTFRTPWYLYSWDGTTRDSDGNPVLAKNKKGFDSPELNEYMEDNGGSLINALVNYEKSFDKHNFKFLAGAEKIKGSGDNFSAYRRNFISTAIDQLFAGGVDQFLTNNGSGYQNSRLNYFGRVNYAFANKYLMEFVWRYQASYIFEKSSRFGFFPGVSLGYVISEEKFWKDNLSFADYFKLRASVGSTGNDQIDPFRYLATYGLGSLAYINNSGATLNPTLYETGVPNVNTTWEKATQRNIGFDVRFLDSKLSVTADYFYNTRSNILAFRNASVPNSAGITLPPENIGKTANKGFDFSVEYRGNTGALNFQLGLNGGYAKNKVVFWDEPPGAPDYQRSTGYPIGSTLYYDAIGVFRTQADLDDYPHWGGARLGDVKFSDVDKNGVIDANDRIRINKNNIPTWTGGFTLALQYKGFDLSVLVQGAAGAVQYLAPESGEFGNFLKSFYDQRWTPENPNSTGPRTFNRSDEYWMNQNNTFWLAKTDYVRLKNVELGYTLPVKFQNWGIKNFRIYTNGFNLLTYSPGMKDYDPELSSGRGYSYPLQKIVNLGISASF, via the coding sequence ATGAACAATCATCGACTAAAACTACATCATTTTTCCAGGCGCCGCTTCAGATACCCCTCTGGACTGCTCATTATGCTCTGTGTGTTTTTCACTTCTATCGTATCAGCGTATGCACAGCAGACCGTGCGGGGAAAAGTAACTACGGATGCAGGTGCTGCCGTGCCTGGAGCTTCGGTACAAGTTAAAGGAACAAAAGTCGCTACGAGCACCAATACTACCGGAGACTTTATCATTAGCGCCCCCGGGAATGCAACGCTGGTCATCACGAACATTGGTTTTGAGACACAGGAAATTAAAGTTGACAATCAATCCAATATCAAAGTACAGTTAAAATCCTCGTCAACGGAGATGCAGCAGGTGGTGATCGTTGGTTACGGAACGCAGCGTAAAGCAACCTTATCCGGTTCTGTTGCTACAGTAAAGGGTTCTGAACTTACTAAATCGCCCAATGTTAACGTGAGTAATTCACTCGTGGGACGCTTACCCGGGCTTACAGCTGTAAATTCGGGTGGTGAACCGGGATACGACGGCTCAACACTGAGAATACGCGGCGTTAATACATTTGGAAATGCCAATCCATTGATTGTTGTAGATGGCGTGCCTGGTCGATCCTTAGAGCGAATCGACCCTGCTACTATTGAAAGCGTTACTGTTTTAAAGGATGCTTCCGCTGCCATTTACGGCGCTCAGGCGGCAAACGGGGTTATCCTGGTGACCACCAAACGGGGTAAGACAGGAAGTCCATCAATTACGGTCAGTTTAAACCAGGGATACGGCAGGCCTACGCGTCTTCCAAAAATGGCCGACGCTGCTGAATATGCAACTGCGCTGAATGAAATTGCCGCGTACCGTAACGCCCCTGCTAAATATACACAGGAGGACCTGGAACTGTACAGATCAGGAGCCGATCCCTGGGGCCATCCGAATACGGATTGGTTCAAGGAAGTACTTAAGCCGTGGTCCGGTCAAAAATCCGGTAACGCAACGGTTTCCGGCGGTAACGAAGGGTTCAAATATTTCGTTTCCATGTCCGGCAGAAGCCAGGATGGTTTCTATCGTAACAGTGCAACCAAGTATAATCAATACGATCTGCGGTCAAATTTCGACGCGAAGCTTAACAAATATTTGTCCTTAACGGTCGATCTCTCGGGACGGATGGAAGACAGGAATTTCCCGACGCGGTCATCCGGTGATATTTTCGCCATGACCATGCGCGGCAAGCCTAACCTTCCTGCTTACTGGCCAAACGGCCTTCCGGGTCCTGATATCGAGTTCGGAAATAACCCGGCAGTCATCAGTACTTCTGCAACGGGTTATGACAGGGATAAACGTTATGTGACCAACACCAACTTCAGCCTGAATTTTAAGGTTCCCGGCGTGGAAGGTCTGTCTATAACCGGTAATGCGGCACTTGATAAGAATATCCGTTTTAATAAAACCTTCCGTACGCCCTGGTATCTCTATTCATGGGACGGTACTACCAGGGATAGTGACGGAAACCCTGTGCTGGCAAAAAATAAAAAAGGTTTTGACAGCCCGGAACTCAATGAATATATGGAGGACAACGGAGGATCGCTGATCAACGCTTTAGTAAACTACGAAAAGTCATTTGATAAGCACAATTTCAAATTTCTTGCTGGTGCGGAAAAAATAAAAGGCAGCGGCGATAACTTTTCCGCCTACAGGCGCAACTTCATTTCGACTGCTATTGATCAGTTATTTGCCGGAGGTGTCGATCAGTTTTTGACCAATAATGGTTCCGGCTATCAGAATTCACGTTTAAATTATTTTGGAAGGGTTAACTACGCTTTTGCCAATAAATATCTGATGGAGTTTGTATGGCGCTACCAGGCATCCTATATTTTTGAAAAATCAAGCCGCTTCGGATTCTTCCCGGGTGTTTCTTTAGGCTATGTGATATCTGAAGAAAAATTCTGGAAAGATAACCTGTCTTTTGCTGATTATTTCAAATTACGCGCCTCCGTTGGAAGCACCGGGAACGACCAGATAGATCCGTTCCGGTATCTTGCCACTTATGGGTTAGGCAGCCTGGCTTATATCAATAATAGCGGTGCTACGCTTAATCCAACCTTGTACGAAACAGGCGTTCCCAATGTAAATACTACGTGGGAGAAAGCCACCCAAAGAAACATTGGATTTGACGTCAGGTTCCTGGATAGTAAATTGTCGGTTACTGCTGATTATTTTTACAATACCCGGTCTAATATTTTGGCTTTTCGAAACGCTTCCGTACCGAATTCTGCCGGAATTACTTTGCCTCCGGAAAATATCGGGAAAACTGCCAACAAGGGTTTTGATTTCAGCGTGGAGTATCGGGGTAATACAGGCGCTCTTAATTTCCAGTTAGGTCTGAATGGCGGCTACGCGAAAAATAAGGTCGTTTTCTGGGATGAGCCGCCAGGTGCACCAGATTACCAAAGATCTACAGGCTATCCCATCGGATCCACGCTGTATTACGACGCGATCGGTGTTTTTCGTACCCAGGCTGACCTGGACGATTATCCGCATTGGGGCGGAGCCCGCTTAGGCGATGTTAAATTTAGTGATGTCGATAAAAACGGCGTTATCGATGCAAATGACCGTATCAGGATCAACAAAAACAATATTCCTACATGGACGGGCGGTTTTACGCTGGCTTTGCAGTACAAGGGGTTCGACTTGTCGGTGCTTGTACAGGGTGCAGCGGGTGCGGTACAGTATCTGGCGCCTGAGTCAGGGGAATTTGGTAACTTTCTCAAAAGCTTTTACGATCAGCGCTGGACGCCCGAAAATCCAAATTCCACCGGCCCGCGCACGTTTAACCGCTCTGATGAGTACTGGATGAATCAGAACAATACCTTCTGGCTGGCCAAGACAGATTATGTTCGTTTAAAAAATGTTGAATTGGGTTATACGCTTCCGGTAAAATTCCAGAACTGGGGGATCAAAAACTTCAGGATCTATACGAACGGTTTCAATTTATTGACCTATAGTCCGGGTATGAAAGATTATGATCCTGAGTTAAGTTCCGGCAGAGGTTACAGCTATCCATTGCAAAAGATAGTGAACCTAGGTATCTCCGCAAGTTTTTAA
- a CDS encoding RagB/SusD family nutrient uptake outer membrane protein has product MKRFSYIILTLLFICSTPSCKKDFLDLKPLDKYSDEAVWTDPALVQTFVNNIYNGVPYPFTAVMLSSTVDESMAVWDWETSNVTNSLVTPSYLSIWDPNFWVPSIHEKSMSWQPTYKNIRACNLFLEKIDAVNFDDQNRKDQLKGEVMFLRAYFYHQLVSLYGGVPLITKAYSLNDDFEAPRDSYEKCIDFIGSECDKAAALLPVSGDKARATKGAVLALKARVLLYAASDLYNSNGAWAASYSNKELIGYVGGNREARWTAAKNAAKAVMDLGVYHLYKENPATSTEAAKNYGDLFLNNGNEEDIYLQYYDNLHNSQWDSPSPGLFNGPNGWHNWGGNTPIGQFVDSYEMKDGTKFSWSNPTEAADPYKDRDPRFYASILYDGAVWRQRPADVRNADPVGIVQVGTYKKADGSTFNGLDTRKGPVEDWNGTYTGYYLRKFIDPSIDHQYVKQQLPWRRFRYAEVLLNYAEACIALGQESEARQYINLIRKRAGMPAINDAGSALTERYRNERRIELAYEEQRFFDVRRWMIPAGAYAAASGVEIKGDMAANGTISNRTYAVKTVQARNWLPRFYLLPIQIDELNRNSKLIQNPLY; this is encoded by the coding sequence ATGAAACGCTTTAGCTACATAATTTTAACATTGCTTTTTATATGCAGTACCCCTTCCTGTAAAAAGGATTTTCTCGATCTGAAGCCACTTGACAAGTATTCAGATGAGGCGGTATGGACCGACCCTGCACTCGTACAAACCTTTGTGAATAATATTTATAACGGCGTTCCCTATCCATTCACGGCTGTGATGTTATCATCCACTGTGGATGAATCTATGGCAGTATGGGACTGGGAGACCAGTAACGTGACCAACAGCCTTGTTACGCCAAGCTACCTGTCGATCTGGGATCCGAATTTCTGGGTTCCTTCCATACATGAAAAATCGATGTCATGGCAGCCGACCTATAAGAACATCAGGGCATGTAATCTTTTTCTGGAAAAGATCGATGCCGTTAACTTTGACGATCAAAACAGAAAAGACCAGCTCAAGGGTGAAGTAATGTTCCTAAGAGCCTACTTTTATCATCAGCTCGTTTCCCTGTATGGGGGTGTGCCTTTGATCACAAAAGCATATAGCCTCAATGATGATTTCGAAGCTCCCCGAGACAGCTATGAAAAATGCATTGATTTCATCGGCAGTGAATGTGACAAAGCTGCGGCATTGTTACCGGTGAGCGGCGATAAAGCCAGGGCGACCAAAGGGGCGGTACTTGCCTTAAAGGCAAGAGTACTGTTATATGCCGCCTCTGATCTTTACAACAGCAATGGCGCTTGGGCTGCATCCTATTCAAATAAAGAGCTGATCGGGTATGTTGGGGGCAACAGGGAGGCCCGGTGGACTGCCGCAAAAAATGCAGCCAAGGCCGTAATGGATCTTGGTGTTTATCACCTTTATAAAGAAAATCCTGCAACAAGCACAGAAGCGGCTAAGAATTATGGAGACCTGTTTCTGAATAATGGTAATGAAGAAGATATTTATCTGCAGTATTACGATAATCTACATAACTCGCAATGGGATTCGCCGAGCCCCGGCCTTTTCAACGGACCAAACGGCTGGCACAACTGGGGAGGCAATACACCCATTGGTCAATTTGTTGATTCATACGAGATGAAAGACGGAACGAAATTCAGCTGGTCCAATCCTACCGAGGCAGCCGACCCATATAAAGACCGGGATCCCCGTTTTTATGCCAGTATCCTTTATGACGGCGCTGTGTGGAGACAAAGACCAGCTGATGTAAGAAATGCAGATCCGGTGGGCATTGTACAAGTAGGTACTTATAAAAAGGCCGACGGATCGACCTTTAACGGCCTGGATACCCGAAAGGGGCCTGTTGAGGATTGGAACGGCACTTATACCGGTTATTACCTGCGTAAATTTATTGATCCGTCCATCGATCATCAATATGTAAAGCAACAGTTACCCTGGAGAAGATTTCGCTATGCTGAGGTTCTGCTGAATTATGCGGAGGCCTGTATAGCCCTGGGCCAGGAATCTGAAGCCCGCCAGTATATCAATCTGATCAGGAAGCGTGCAGGAATGCCAGCTATTAATGATGCTGGCAGCGCATTGACGGAAAGGTACAGGAACGAGCGCCGTATTGAATTAGCCTATGAGGAACAGCGTTTTTTTGACGTTCGTCGATGGATGATCCCGGCGGGTGCGTATGCTGCCGCCAGCGGGGTGGAGATAAAAGGAGATATGGCAGCAAATGGCACTATTTCAAACCGTACCTATGCCGTGAAAACGGTGCAGGCCAGAAACTGGCTCCCAAGATTTTATCTGTTACCCATTCAAATTGATGAGTTGAACAGAAATTCCAAACTTATTCAAAACCCCTTATACTAA
- a CDS encoding putative quinol monooxygenase encodes MTQTQRSRNTWLTLLIIFTFFLSAAAMAQNNHLYRIAKIQVDPAQLVNYNIALKEQMTTAIRVEPGVLSYYAVADKKEPTHITIFEVYADSTAYKAHIQAPHFKKYKETVQHMVTFLEVTDVELIGSAKKPGM; translated from the coding sequence ATGACACAAACGCAACGAAGCCGCAACACCTGGTTAACCCTACTCATCATATTTACATTTTTTTTAAGCGCGGCAGCTATGGCACAGAATAATCACCTATATAGAATTGCCAAAATTCAAGTTGATCCGGCGCAGCTGGTTAATTATAACATTGCTTTGAAGGAGCAAATGACTACAGCTATCCGTGTAGAACCGGGAGTACTAAGTTATTATGCTGTTGCCGATAAAAAGGAGCCGACACATATTACGATTTTTGAAGTATATGCTGATTCAACTGCCTATAAAGCCCATATACAGGCCCCGCATTTTAAGAAATACAAGGAAACCGTTCAGCACATGGTCACTTTCTTAGAAGTTACAGATGTAGAATTAATCGGATCGGCAAAAAAGCCGGGTATGTAG